A window of the Pseudomonas fluorescens genome harbors these coding sequences:
- a CDS encoding metal ABC transporter ATPase, whose translation MPRTLIRKNPSNFKTLPLFVEATPEGLTYQSVGMPLNFAQTLQRRKPVSVTDAERFALELANLGVSVRLTLHWQNRDYWVLVRQRRQDRGDVVLKLISGYVPAHELNIPLHTAIQEIAEECLLETPEGWLGGRFNDTWLPAPYASALHYREALPFRLTPLSGSARPVRCANLQLLERPRAYVHLPTASLQLIYDLRLDVPKEAKNLSLFHVDERLEGDQLVARLDRKRPDLYLMPLQDGEPLPELYTLKKGQLYPAGTRGLYLAESFARQDGWLVRDERIRWKDWLRQQGLTPPPKDTGLARLRGKAKQLLKKIVPRKKVNS comes from the coding sequence ATGCCGCGTACGCTCATCAGAAAGAACCCGAGCAACTTCAAGACGCTGCCGCTGTTCGTCGAAGCCACGCCGGAAGGCCTGACCTACCAGAGCGTGGGCATGCCGCTGAATTTTGCCCAGACCCTGCAGCGGCGCAAACCCGTCAGCGTGACCGACGCCGAGCGGTTTGCGCTGGAGCTGGCCAACCTCGGCGTCTCGGTACGTCTGACCCTGCACTGGCAGAATCGCGATTACTGGGTGCTGGTGCGCCAGCGGCGGCAGGATCGCGGCGATGTGGTGCTCAAACTGATTTCCGGTTACGTGCCTGCCCATGAGTTGAACATTCCGTTGCACACGGCGATCCAGGAGATCGCCGAGGAATGCCTGCTGGAAACCCCGGAAGGCTGGCTCGGCGGGCGCTTCAACGATACCTGGCTGCCCGCGCCGTATGCATCGGCGCTGCATTATCGCGAGGCCCTGCCCTTTCGCCTGACGCCGTTGTCCGGTTCGGCGCGACCGGTGCGCTGCGCCAATCTGCAATTGCTCGAACGGCCACGGGCTTACGTGCATTTGCCGACCGCGTCCCTGCAATTGATCTACGACTTGCGACTGGACGTGCCCAAGGAAGCCAAGAACCTCAGCCTGTTCCATGTCGATGAGCGACTGGAAGGCGATCAACTGGTGGCCCGACTCGACCGCAAACGCCCCGATCTGTACTTGATGCCGTTGCAGGACGGCGAACCGCTGCCCGAGTTGTACACGCTCAAGAAAGGACAGTTGTACCCGGCAGGCACTCGCGGTCTGTATCTGGCGGAGAGTTTTGCCCGGCAGGACGGCTGGCTGGTGCGCGATGAGCGGATTCGCTGGAAGGACTGGCTACGCCAGCAGGGTTTGACGCCGCCGCCCAAGGACACCGGGCTGGCGCGGTTGCGCGGCAAGGCCAAGCAACTGCTGAAGAAGATCGTGCCGCGCAAGAAAGTGAACTCCTGA
- a CDS encoding aldo/keto reductase, with the protein MSLPTLHDLHRSLGSTGLLVSPLGLGTVKLGRDQGVKYPNGFQIPDDDAARMLLKQARELGINLIDTAPAYGRSEERLGPLLRGERQDWVIVSKVGEEFVDGQSTHDFSAAHTRMSVERSLQRLETDFIDLVLVHSDGNDLAILNDSEVYATLAALKAEGKIRGFGFSGKTVDGGLKALEQGDCAMVTYNLNEQNEKAVIDYAAAHGKAILVKKALASGHVCLSPGVDPVRASFELLFAQPGVASAIVGTINPLHLAHNVATVAQVLRGH; encoded by the coding sequence ATGAGCCTGCCGACCCTGCACGATCTGCATCGCTCGCTGGGCAGCACCGGCCTGCTGGTTTCACCGCTGGGCCTGGGCACCGTCAAACTCGGACGCGATCAGGGCGTGAAATACCCCAACGGCTTCCAGATCCCCGACGACGATGCCGCGCGCATGCTGCTCAAGCAGGCGCGGGAGCTGGGCATCAACCTGATCGACACCGCGCCGGCCTATGGCCGCAGCGAAGAACGCCTCGGCCCGCTGCTGCGTGGCGAGCGTCAGGACTGGGTGATTGTCAGCAAGGTCGGCGAAGAATTTGTCGACGGCCAGTCGACCCACGACTTCAGTGCCGCCCACACCCGGATGTCGGTGGAGCGCAGCCTGCAACGTCTTGAAACCGATTTTATCGATCTGGTGCTGGTGCACTCCGACGGTAACGATCTGGCAATTCTCAACGACAGCGAAGTCTATGCAACCCTCGCGGCGCTGAAGGCCGAGGGCAAGATTCGCGGCTTCGGCTTCTCCGGCAAAACCGTCGACGGTGGCCTCAAGGCACTGGAGCAAGGCGACTGCGCGATGGTCACCTACAATCTGAACGAACAAAACGAGAAGGCGGTCATTGACTATGCTGCTGCCCACGGCAAAGCCATTCTGGTGAAAAAGGCGCTGGCCAGCGGTCACGTGTGCCTGAGTCCCGGCGTGGATCCGGTGCGCGCCAGCTTCGAGTTGCTGTTCGCCCAGCCCGGTGTGGCCAGTGCCATTGTCGGGACAATCAATCCGCTGCACCTCGCCCATAACGTTGCGACCGTTGCCCAGGTCCTTCGTGGTCACTGA
- a CDS encoding NAD(P)/FAD-dependent oxidoreductase: protein MPSPISTDVLIVGAGVAGLWLNARLRRQGFSTVLVESASLGGGQSVKSQGIIHGGAKYALHGALTGASEAIADMPRRWREALAGNGELDLTGVRLLSEAHYLWSPGTLAGNLTSFFASKAVRGRVDQVKGDQLPPALQDKRFKGKVYRLAELVIDVPSLIQRLADLSGDGLLAGQNIEPLLESGVLVGLKVDGREIRAQRIVLSAGAGTADLLSALGLTHPAMQRRPLHMIIAKGPGLKPLYAHCLGGGTKPRITVTTHPAADGQWVWYLGGDIAESEGVAREPAEQIATAQKELGQLLPWIDLSTVQWATLRVDRAEPLQTGLTRPDNAFLAEEGRLLVGWPTKLALAPDFADRVIASLERDGIQPSHAAPLPELPKPPMGVPAWEQLLP, encoded by the coding sequence ATGCCATCTCCAATTTCCACCGACGTGCTGATTGTCGGCGCGGGTGTCGCCGGTCTCTGGCTGAACGCGCGCCTGCGTCGCCAGGGTTTCTCGACCGTGCTGGTGGAAAGCGCCAGCCTCGGTGGCGGACAGAGCGTGAAGTCCCAGGGCATCATCCACGGCGGCGCCAAGTACGCGTTGCACGGTGCGCTGACCGGCGCCTCGGAAGCCATCGCCGACATGCCGCGCCGCTGGCGTGAAGCCCTGGCCGGCAACGGTGAACTGGATCTGACCGGCGTGCGCCTGCTGTCCGAAGCCCATTACCTGTGGTCGCCGGGCACCCTGGCCGGCAACCTCACCAGCTTCTTCGCCAGTAAAGCGGTGCGTGGCCGGGTCGATCAGGTCAAGGGCGATCAACTGCCACCGGCCCTGCAAGACAAACGCTTCAAGGGCAAGGTCTACCGCCTCGCTGAACTGGTGATTGACGTGCCGAGCCTGATCCAGCGTCTGGCCGACCTGTCGGGTGACGGTCTGCTCGCCGGACAAAACATCGAGCCGTTGCTGGAAAGCGGCGTGCTGGTTGGCCTGAAGGTCGACGGCCGCGAAATTCGTGCCCAGCGCATCGTGCTCAGTGCCGGTGCCGGTACTGCCGACCTGCTGAGCGCTTTGGGCCTGACCCATCCGGCCATGCAACGCCGGCCACTGCACATGATCATCGCCAAGGGGCCGGGTCTTAAGCCGCTCTACGCGCACTGCCTCGGTGGCGGCACCAAGCCACGCATCACCGTGACCACTCACCCGGCCGCCGACGGCCAGTGGGTCTGGTATTTGGGCGGCGACATTGCTGAATCCGAAGGCGTGGCCCGCGAGCCGGCCGAACAGATCGCCACCGCTCAAAAAGAACTTGGTCAGCTATTGCCATGGATCGACCTGAGCACCGTGCAATGGGCGACCCTGCGCGTCGATCGCGCCGAACCGCTGCAAACCGGCCTGACCCGTCCGGACAATGCGTTCCTCGCTGAAGAAGGTCGTCTGCTGGTCGGCTGGCCAACCAAACTGGCCCTGGCGCCAGACTTCGCTGACCGCGTGATCGCGTCCCTCGAACGCGACGGCATCCAGCCGAGCCACGCGGCCCCGCTGCCAGAATTGCCAAAACCACCGATGGGCGTTCCCGCCTGGGAGCAACTGCTGCCATGA
- a CDS encoding DMT family transporter — translation MNAYVYLAIAICAEVIATVSMKAVKGFSTPLPLVLVIVGYAIAFWMLTLVVRSVPVGVAYAVWAGMGIVMVSVAALFIYGQKLDIPAMLGMALIVLGVVVIQLFSKTAGH, via the coding sequence ATGAACGCTTACGTCTACCTGGCCATCGCCATCTGTGCCGAAGTGATCGCGACCGTTTCGATGAAAGCCGTCAAAGGTTTCAGCACGCCATTGCCACTGGTGCTGGTCATCGTCGGCTACGCCATCGCGTTCTGGATGCTGACCCTGGTGGTACGCAGCGTGCCGGTGGGCGTGGCCTACGCGGTGTGGGCGGGCATGGGCATCGTCATGGTCAGCGTCGCGGCGCTGTTCATCTATGGGCAGAAGCTGGATATCCCGGCGATGCTCGGGATGGCGCTGATCGTGCTCGGCGTGGTGGTGATTCAGCTGTTCTCCAAAACCGCCGGCCATTGA
- a CDS encoding LysR family transcriptional regulator has translation MSMQWNLDQLRVFVAVAEQRSFSAVARQQRKAQSAISSAIAMLEDDLGVSLFERSSGRQPSLTEAGEALLEEAREVLRQCERLNGRAMAMVRGQEAQLRVAQDEAMPYQALVESFGALAEQFPSLEVQLTSAAQGEVSRKLVERRADLGLLFYHDEIPEALERRVLGSVEMVTVCGVNHPLAAQSRVNCQQLAQHRQLLMSTQTSVYPGSEPASPQVWRADSFYVMAEWLVRDLGWAWLPRHVVQYSAYQGLMVELDSEWTPPALVVELVWRRDEPLGPAARWLAERFAIHLRAIGGKSR, from the coding sequence ATGAGCATGCAGTGGAATCTGGATCAGTTGCGAGTGTTTGTCGCAGTCGCCGAACAGCGCTCGTTTTCCGCCGTGGCGCGTCAGCAACGCAAGGCGCAGTCGGCGATCAGCAGCGCGATTGCGATGCTCGAGGACGACCTCGGCGTCAGTCTGTTCGAGCGTAGCAGCGGTCGTCAGCCGAGTCTGACCGAAGCGGGCGAAGCCTTGCTGGAAGAGGCGCGGGAAGTGCTGCGTCAATGTGAACGCCTGAACGGTCGGGCCATGGCCATGGTGCGCGGTCAGGAGGCGCAGTTGCGGGTGGCGCAGGATGAGGCGATGCCCTATCAGGCGCTGGTGGAAAGCTTCGGTGCGCTGGCCGAGCAGTTTCCGAGCCTGGAGGTGCAACTGACCAGCGCCGCCCAGGGCGAGGTTTCACGCAAACTGGTGGAGCGCCGGGCCGATCTCGGGCTGCTGTTCTATCACGATGAAATTCCCGAAGCGCTGGAGCGCCGGGTGCTGGGCAGTGTGGAAATGGTCACGGTCTGCGGGGTCAATCATCCGCTGGCGGCGCAGTCCCGGGTTAACTGCCAGCAGCTTGCTCAACATCGGCAATTGCTGATGTCGACCCAGACCAGCGTCTACCCCGGCAGCGAACCGGCCAGCCCACAGGTCTGGCGCGCCGACAGTTTCTACGTGATGGCCGAATGGCTGGTACGCGACCTCGGCTGGGCCTGGCTGCCGCGCCACGTGGTGCAGTACTCGGCGTATCAGGGTCTGATGGTGGAACTCGACAGTGAATGGACGCCGCCGGCACTGGTGGTGGAACTGGTCTGGCGCCGCGACGAACCGTTGGGGCCGGCGGCTCGTTGGCTGGCGGAGCGATTTGCCATACACCTGCGGGCGATCGGCGGCAAAAGCCGATAA
- the waaA gene encoding lipid IV(A) 3-deoxy-D-manno-octulosonic acid transferase, protein MNRTLYTALFYLGLPLVAIRLWLRSRKAPAYAKRIGERFSYGMPTLQPGGIWVHAVSVGESIAAAPMIRALLQRYPQLPITVTCMTPTGSERIHAMFANEPRIQHCYLPYDLPCAAARFLDRVQPKLAVIMETELWPNHIHQCAKRGIPVALANGRLSERSAKGYGRFSKLTAPMLAEMSLFAVQTEAEAQRFRDLGARPETVEVTGSIKFDLTIDPQLLQRAAELRGQWQALERPVWIAASTHEGEDEVVLNAHRRLLANHPDALLILVPRHPERFNSVFELCQREGFATVRRSTGASVDAQTSVLLGDTMGELLFLYALADSAFVGGSLVPNGGHNLLEPAALAKPVISGPHLFNFLDIAAQLRSAGALAEVDDAEGLATEVQRLFELPRDAQRMAEAGLSVMRRNQGALQRLLDGLGRLIDRP, encoded by the coding sequence ATGAATAGAACTCTCTACACCGCGCTGTTTTACCTGGGGCTGCCATTGGTGGCGATTCGGCTATGGCTGCGTTCGCGCAAGGCGCCGGCGTATGCCAAGCGGATTGGCGAACGTTTCTCCTACGGCATGCCGACCCTGCAACCGGGCGGCATCTGGGTTCACGCCGTGTCGGTGGGCGAAAGCATCGCCGCCGCGCCGATGATCCGTGCGCTGCTGCAACGTTATCCACAGCTGCCAATCACCGTGACCTGCATGACGCCGACCGGTTCGGAGCGCATTCACGCGATGTTCGCCAACGAGCCACGCATTCAGCACTGCTATTTGCCGTATGACTTGCCCTGCGCGGCGGCGCGTTTTCTGGATCGCGTGCAGCCGAAACTGGCCGTGATCATGGAAACCGAACTGTGGCCCAACCACATTCACCAATGCGCCAAACGCGGGATTCCGGTGGCGTTGGCCAACGGGCGCCTGTCCGAACGTTCGGCCAAAGGCTATGGCCGATTCAGCAAATTGACCGCGCCGATGCTCGCCGAAATGAGCCTGTTCGCCGTGCAGACCGAAGCCGAAGCCCAGCGCTTCCGTGATTTGGGCGCCCGGCCGGAGACGGTCGAAGTCACCGGTTCGATCAAGTTCGACCTGACCATCGACCCGCAACTGCTGCAACGCGCCGCTGAATTGCGCGGCCAATGGCAGGCGCTCGAGCGCCCGGTGTGGATCGCCGCCAGCACCCATGAAGGTGAAGACGAAGTGGTGCTGAATGCTCACCGTCGCCTGCTGGCCAACCATCCCGATGCGCTGCTGATTCTGGTGCCGCGCCATCCGGAGCGTTTCAATTCGGTGTTCGAGTTGTGCCAGCGTGAAGGCTTTGCCACGGTGCGCCGCTCGACCGGCGCGAGTGTCGATGCGCAGACTTCGGTTCTGCTCGGCGACACCATGGGCGAGCTGCTGTTTCTCTATGCCCTGGCCGACAGCGCGTTCGTCGGCGGCAGCCTTGTGCCCAACGGCGGCCACAACCTGCTGGAACCAGCAGCGCTGGCGAAACCGGTAATCAGCGGTCCGCACCTGTTCAACTTCCTCGACATCGCCGCGCAACTGCGCAGCGCCGGAGCCTTGGCGGAAGTGGATGACGCCGAAGGTCTGGCGACAGAAGTGCAG